TAAAGACGGTGTGGAAGTCATCACGCCTAACCCTAAAACTTCAGGTGGAGCGCGTTGGAACTATCTTGCTGCATGGGGATATGCTCTGAAGCAGAACAACAATGATGAAGCGAAAGCTCAGGAATTTCTAAAGGCATTGTTCGCTCATGTTCCTGTTTTAGATACGGGTGCACGTGGATCTACGACGACTTTTGTTGAACGGGGAATCGGGGATGTGTTGATTGCATGGGAGAATGAAGCCATTCTATCTGTCAAAGAATTAGGTCCTGATAAATTTGATGTTGTATATCCTCCATTGAGTATATTGGCAGAACCTCCGGTAGCCATAGTAGATAAGGTGGTTGATAAACGGGGGACACGTGAGGTGTCTGAAGCTTATTTGAAGTATTTGTATAGTGAAGAAGGGCAGACCATTGCTGCTGATAATTTCTATCGTCCAACACTGGGTAGTATTAAAGAGAAATTTAAGGATTCCTTTCCTGACATTGAACTTTTCACGCTAAAAGATGTATTTGGAACCTGGAGAGAAACGCAAGAGAAGCATTTCAATGATGGTGGAGTGTTTGATCAGATTTACGTACCAGGAAACTAGAACGAGAATGATCTAAAGTCATCGCGCTTTAGATCATTCTACATAGCTGATCGGTTCATTAAACCGAAGGCAAGGAGAGGATGAAAGGACCATGAGTCAAGTCAAGAATATCCAGCGTAAAGTAATTCCTGGGTTTGGGATTACGATGGGGTTTAGCGTCTTTTATTTAAGCTTGGTTGTATTGCTCCCCTTGACGGCGCTAATCTTCAATTCTACAGGACTTACATGGGATAAATTCTGGCATGTGGCGACGGATCCTCGTGTGCTCGCATCTTATCGTGTTAGCTTCACAACTTCAGCGGTAGCCGCATTATTGGATACTGTGCTTGGACTCCTTCTAGCTTGGGTATTAGTACGATACAACTTTCCAGGAAAGGCGCTGTTTGATGCGTTGATTGATCTACCATTTGCATTACCTACTGCGGTAGCTGGTATATCACTAACTGCGTTATATGCACAGAATGGATGGATTGGCTCTATGTTAGAGCCACTTGGCATTAAGGTGGCATTCACACCGATTGGGATTACAATTGCGTTGATGTTCATTGGCATACCGTTCGTTGTACGGACAGTACAGCCTGTACTACAGGATATGGAGAAGGATGCTGAGGAAGCCGCTGCTATGCTGGGGGCCGGACGTTTTCGTACTTTTCGTAAAGTGCTGCTTCCTGAGCTAGTACCCCCATTGATCACAGGTTTTGCTCTAGCTTTTGCCCGGGGAATTGGAGAATATGGCTCTGTCGTATTTATCTCAGGTAATATGCCGATGAGAACAGAAATTGCGCCTTTGTTAATTATGGCGAAGCTAGAACAATATGATTACGCCGGTGCTACAGCCGTAGCGATGATTCTGCTCTTCATTTCATTCTTATTACTTCTCATGATTAACTCATTCCAAAGATGGACCCGCCGAGCCTCTCGCTAATAAGGTAGACTAGATAGAATGAACTAAAGACGAACCCTCATATTCATGATCTTTACTAGAATTTATAGAGTTTAAACTTTAGTTCAATCTATATAGATGATTTGGATAATACACTTGAACAAAAAGGAGAATTTCATATGGCGGGTTCTGTACCTTTAATGATACCACCACGAAAGGCGACTTCCCCTTCGGCAACTACAGAAGCGGTGTGGGTCAAATGGTTATTGATTGGATGTGCCATCTTAGTACTTCTCTGGTTAATTGTGCTACCGCTTGTCATTGTTATTACGGAGGCACTCAAACGAGGTTGGTCGGTATATGCGATGGCATTAACGGACCCCGATGCTTTATCTGCTTTGAAGCTAACCTTATGGGTTGCTTTAATTACGGTACCTCTTAATACCGTATTCGGGGTGGCTGCAGCATGGGCAATTACGAAATTTAAATTCCGAGGTAAAGGACTATTCATGACTCTGATTGATCTTCCATTCGCAGTCTCGCCCGTTATTGGTGGATTGGTCTATGTACTGGTGTTTGGTGCACAGGGATGGCTCGGGCCATGGTTGTCTGACCATGATATCAAAATTATATTTGCTGTTCCTGGAATTATCTTGGCAACATTGTTCATCACTTTTCCT
The nucleotide sequence above comes from Paenibacillus sp. IHBB 10380. Encoded proteins:
- a CDS encoding sulfate ABC transporter substrate-binding protein — its product is MKKGIKQGVLMAVVLLMTAAMAACGNKTTETKVTGTTNTTGTEQLKDVELLNVSYDPTRELYEQYNKAFTAYWQKEKGQKVTIKQSHGGSGKQSRSVIDGLEADVVTLALGYDIDALQDKGLISEGWESKFELNSSPYTSTIVFLVRKGNPKNIKDWSDLIKDGVEVITPNPKTSGGARWNYLAAWGYALKQNNNDEAKAQEFLKALFAHVPVLDTGARGSTTTFVERGIGDVLIAWENEAILSVKELGPDKFDVVYPPLSILAEPPVAIVDKVVDKRGTREVSEAYLKYLYSEEGQTIAADNFYRPTLGSIKEKFKDSFPDIELFTLKDVFGTWRETQEKHFNDGGVFDQIYVPGN
- the cysT gene encoding sulfate ABC transporter permease subunit CysT is translated as MSQVKNIQRKVIPGFGITMGFSVFYLSLVVLLPLTALIFNSTGLTWDKFWHVATDPRVLASYRVSFTTSAVAALLDTVLGLLLAWVLVRYNFPGKALFDALIDLPFALPTAVAGISLTALYAQNGWIGSMLEPLGIKVAFTPIGITIALMFIGIPFVVRTVQPVLQDMEKDAEEAAAMLGAGRFRTFRKVLLPELVPPLITGFALAFARGIGEYGSVVFISGNMPMRTEIAPLLIMAKLEQYDYAGATAVAMILLFISFLLLLMINSFQRWTRRASR
- the cysW gene encoding sulfate ABC transporter permease subunit CysW, with the translated sequence MAGSVPLMIPPRKATSPSATTEAVWVKWLLIGCAILVLLWLIVLPLVIVITEALKRGWSVYAMALTDPDALSALKLTLWVALITVPLNTVFGVAAAWAITKFKFRGKGLFMTLIDLPFAVSPVIGGLVYVLVFGAQGWLGPWLSDHDIKIIFAVPGIILATLFITFPFVARELIPLMEDQGVQEEEAAVTLGAHGWQIFWKVTLPNIKWGLLYGIILCNARAMGEFGAVSVVSGHIRGETNTLPLHVEILYNEYQFSASFAVASLLLLLAMVTLLLKSWFSRQNDR